TTTCTTACCATTTTCCTGGTCTCTACaacattattttaatgtctttttttaaaggaagaaaaaacccttttgactgccttcatctgaTTTTCTCAACTCACACCCCCTTGgctatggtaaccacaaatctgatctttttctctgaggttatgtgtttgtttttaaagtataatttaatctGTGTCTTAAAAATTAACACCAGAGGTGGTCTGAAACAAAATAAGGTGAGGAAAAGGACTATTTATCTCATTTATACTAGTCACagagcaggcttttttttttttcttgtggggaGGAGGTCAAAACACTTTCTTAGATGCTGCAAAGAGCCTCAGGTGCCGTAGGATTTCTCTCCTTAATGTACGGGGCACTGCTCTAAGGGTGGAGACTAGATCTCTACTCCTTCGCAGGCCTACAGGCAATCCCTCTCCTAGAGTTTGCATTTGGGGGCCTCAACATGCAGACCCCTGAGTGTTAAGGAACCTGTAGTCAGAGCTTGTCTTGGCTGGGCTGAGGGTGGACTCTAGAGGTTTCCATTTGTTATATTAATACAAAAGCCTTCTATCATTCACTCTGTTCAAATTCTCAGCCTGTACTTtgcaaactttattttatttgatctcgGCAATGTCTTGTGTGACCACAACTAACGgtgtctccattttttaaaagatgaaatgaaaatctGATGTCATTTAAATTCAGGAGCCCCAGATTTTTGTCAGAGTGGAGCCTTCTGCTGCTCCCAGGCCCTCCTCTTCATCAGCTCTGAGCACTGGCCCTCAGCTGCACTGAGCCCGTGGTGCTTCCTTCATCCTAATCCTGCCTCTAAAGTctgtcctccctgctccctggagGGCAGTCACCATCCCTGCCTCACTTTCCTGGAATCCACATTGCCAAGCGCATTGTCACATATATACGCAGTCAGAACATTTCTGGTGACGGAATGAAGAGAACTGCATGAATTCACCCTTGCTGTTCATTTTTATGTCACCATTATCTGTAAACTTTCAGAAAATGTGAGCTATGGTCCTGTAAGGAAATGTGGAAGAATTTAAATCTGATGTATGAGTCCCTTTAGAGGAGACTGCAGAGAGGTGAGGCTAGTTGTATTTTGGTGCAATTTAAGAAGTGGCAAAACAGAGTACAGGGTCAAACCTCTAAGTATTCgtattagaactgaaaaagagaTATATTGAGACTCAGGTTTTTATTTCAACCTTGGGTCTCATTTAGATGAATACATCCTATTGGATTGATACTCTTTCATGTTCCAGGAGTGTGTTTAATTTCCAGTGTAATAAAAGAATTGAAGTTGTGACATTCTATGTTGCCCATAAATGGCTTATTTAAGAATCTCCTTTGCAGGCAGGTACCCACAGCAGCTGGATACAGGCTCCCACAGCCAGACACCTGCATCACCAGGCTCACCGGGGCCTGCCACCCTCCTCACTGAGGACACCCAGGATGATGTTCTCCAGCCCTGTCTGCACCCTTAGCTGTCACCTGGCCCAGAACCACAGGCTGCCAAAGCAGGAGACCCTCACAGTCCTGCCCCTAACAGGGAGAATCTTCTTTGTTTTCCTGCCTGAAGGACAAGGAGGTTTTCAGGTTCCATCAGCACCAGTTGGCTGACAGCCAGTTCCCAAACGCTCAGGCCGCCTCATTCTCCATGAGACGATACAGCACTTCTCCATCGTCTTCAGCACAAAGAGCTGAAATTCCTCAGTGGGCTTGATCAACAGTGGGCAGATCTGGAGACTAGTTTGGTGcaggagatggagaggaaaagaCCCTGCTGGGCAATGAGGACTCCAGCCTGACTTTGAAGAACTTCCAAAGGACCAGGCTCGATCTGAAAAGAAAGTCCACAGCTGCTGTGCCCAGGACAATATGAGAGTGGAAGTTAAGGCGTGAAAATCAGAGTGTGCTTTCCCTGTATGTTCAACCTCAGAGAATCCAGGAGTGGGAAAAGGAGACCTGGACCCAATCTTCTACAATGGAGTCTTCTCTGCTTAGAGGTGGCCTCTAGTGCGTCCATATTCACTCAGTTCAATGACTTTTCTTCTGATTCAGTTGTAAATGCATCGAGTCTTCTCAGCACATTGTTTTTCAACAGTAAGTGGAACAATACTTTTGAATGgggagaaaatttatttttaatttgtaataattaGAATTTATTTCTCTATGATGATTGTTATATTTACCAAATTTATTCTTCATATTATGATATGGTCAGCTTTGtgtcttgttttcctttgctttggggGTGCAAAAGGTGTATTTTAAGTGTTAGGTTTAACTCATACTCTTAAAGAAAATCAGAGTGTCCTTAAACCTTTAATCTGCCTTAAAATCCAACACGAACATAAatagttttattcatttcattggttcttaaaatattttgaagtatctctgctttcaggattttacttgtgttttttaatatattggtaGATAAAAGAAAGATATTACTTTCTTAATGGAGCACTCTGTCAGAGAAGACAGGCCTTAAAGAGTAAAAAATTCGCTTGAAACCCTTTCTAGGTTATGAGGGAGATGCACAAGGCATTATGACAGGTTATAGCAGCTGGAGCTATtctcttttacttgttttttcttgGAGAAAGCATGTCTAATGGTTGCTGATTCAGTTTCAGCAGTTGCATGATCAGTAAACTGTGGAATACATTATAGaatcatggaatttaaacttcaaCAAAGAAGTGTGACTATCCCTTGTATTGTTGGCACTGTGGTGGGTGCCAGGTACAATGAAAATAGTACACACATTGCCTGCTGTCACAGAGCTTGCAGTCTGGTGGGGATATGGGTAACTAGGTGTTCAATGAATGGAATGCTAATGCTGTGACAGGGAAAGTACAGGTTCTTGGGAGTATGTGGACTTGCATGGATCAGGGAAAGCATCTGCAAGAGCAGTTGGTAAGCTGGCATCCCAGGGGTCTGCAGGAGTTTGCCAGGTAATTACATGCTGGTCAAGTTTGGCCATGTGTGGAGATTATCTAGGGTAGCAGGTAAATATGAGGGTTTGGAGCTAATGACATTTGTTTGGAGATGTGACCCTGGGTAAAGACATGCATATGGAAGTCAACAGTCATAGAGAGGACGTTTGGAACTATTTGGGAGGTTGAGACTATATGCGCAGAGAGGATGAAGTGTGGGACTAGCATAGATCTTTGAGGAACACCAATTCCCTAAGATGAGAGTGTGGAGTCaacaaaggaaggagagaaggaggggcagaAAAGCAGAGGACGGTGGTGACAGGGAGAGCAGATGAGCGTCAGACTTTAAAATGGCGGGTATAATAAGAAGTATCTGATGCTTCGGACATGTCAGCCAAGGCTGCTTCACGTTGATCTCTAACCTCAGTAAATTGTAGCTTATTGGCAATATCTTATgacctagtaagtatcttaagaaaTTAATCTcaattttcaagatattttttcctctcatttgtttTAAGCAAGGGTCTCAGAAGACCCTTAAGGCTTCATAGATAAAGCattcagctttatatatataatcaggGTTTTTCCTTGGAGAGTTTTATTCACTActtcaaaatgtcattttatatgGATAAATTGCATAAAAATTTGTAATCTGCATCAAAACGCTTTTAATTTCAGCAtgatgtaaatttaaatttaatatagtaCTTTCTACTTAATATTGATAAATATCTTCAGTGCCAATGCACTGACTGCATTTTGTTTTGATGTCCCCTAGAGATCCATAGGTATTTGTAATCTAGTGTTTGGTACATCTGTGAGAATATTGCATTTGCTCGtagaatttaaaaatgtgtttgtatgCTTTGCACAATACTTAAAAAGATGATCCTATTTTAATTCACAGAGGTAGAATTTTTGCATAACAAAATTATGAGCTCAGTAAGGCACAAATATGGCATTATATCAAAatcttctggggacttccctggcggtccagtggttaagacttctccttccaatgcagggggcgtgagttcgatccctcgttggggagctaagatcccacatgcctcagggccacaaaacccaaacataaaaaaaaaacaagcaatgttgtaacaaattcaaggaagactttaaaaattgtccacatcaaaaaaaatcttaaaaaaatatgtatcttttgAGTGGACATGAAATAATGGCTTTTACTCCTTTGTGCATACCTGTCACTATAACAACTATCATTGCTATGTTTAATATGTCCCTGGTGCTTAAAATAATCTGCTCACTTAAGATAAGTTTATGACTTGTTATATTCTCATGATATAGAGCATATAACATGCGATGGTATGTTGAATGGAATATAGTAGTCTCATTATCCCTATTCTAAAGCTGAGAAAACTGTactgtaggaaaaagaaaacaattgcccTAAATCATGCATGAAGCCGAAGGAAGACTAAGGAGATGCCGAGCTAACGAATTTACTGGTCACCTGAGAAGACAAGAGTAACCCCCAAGAGAAGATGCAGCAAGACTGTCATTTTCAAACACTTTTACTGACACAACTATGTTCAGCTTATTACACTTATCGCTTTTATTAACAACTCTGAGGACCAATGATGTCCCTAACAGTGTGCAGGTTACTGGGTGGGAATAAGAAGTGTAGCTGGAGAGTGAGCTGAGTGCTACGGTACCTGATGTAGATGGAGATCTCTTTCCTAAGCCTGATAAGACTATGCAGTTCCACTCCCAGGTTTGCTACGACCCTATACTGCTCTGCCTCCCCTTTGGCCTCCTCTTGTCCCTGCTTGCTCAACCACAAACATGGCCAGGAGTTCTGCATCCCTGCTGCTCCAGGGCCTGTCCCATGAGAAAGGAAAGGCGAAAAGTCCTCAGCTGTACACTTTCATTAAGGCTAAATTGAGAACTGGGGAGCTGAGCTGCTTTGCCCAGCCTTCATCAGGACGCAAGAAGGCCTTGGAGTTAGATGAAAGTTATTCTCCATCAAAATATTTGGGGTCCTCTGGTTTGTTCCATTTCCTTCTGAACTTGAGACCTCAGGAATGCCAAATTCCAGTGCTGTTTTGGGGAATATGTGAAGTTTCTTGTCTCTGTTCCTAGAGGCTGATTGGGACATTTGGGAATCTATGTGCCTGTGTAACCTGAAACATTCCAACCCACGGCTGTTTACAGATCAGTATCAtgatggagaaggggaaggactGGGAAGTCCAGTTCCTGAGACTCCTTCTTTAATGGATTTTCTCAATTTGTAAAGCCCCTCAGCATTTGTCAAATTCCTATGCTTTTGTATTTGCTTTGTGAAGGGCTGTATTCATCATGACACAAATGAAGGTGGCTGAGATGGTAGAGGGTGTGCAAGGCCACTGTTAGACTCTCTCCCTAACCTTCCTCTGCCTCAAACACTCAAAGTCAGCTCTCAGTCAGAACTGGAGAACCTCTTCCTTTCCCTAAACCCAGTTCCTGGACTACTGCATCCTTCCCCGAAATgcagcagagacaaaagaaaacactCCTTTTTAGAAGAAACGATTTACTTGTGAAGAATGAACTTTGCTGTTTTTGAGAGAGaccattttgttttcagaagatGCCTTACCCCAAGGCTTCCTTCCATAATCTGTTCCCAGTGGGACTCCCTCGTGTCAACCTCTTGCTGGACTAGGACCCTGGAATTCCACAGGGCCAGCTAGCAAGAGGGATGCCTGAGATGACAGAAGATATGAATCACCTTTCTGAAGAGAGGGTGGGGCTGGTGTCACATGAGTGCCTTTCAGGTGAGCTCTGCAAACCAAAAATAGGAGCCTGGGTGTGTCTAGGGAGGGTGGAAGCAAAGAGAGAGTGGAACATGCTGAGCAGACTGTTCTACTGGGAAGAGATTCTTTCAAGATTAATGCCCAGGAACTAGAATTATTCGAGGTCAGAGGTTCAATGACACTAATAGTAAGGTCCATGTGTGTAGAGCGGTGTCATTTCAAAGCTCTTTCACACACATTGCCCCAGGCAATCATCACAACAATCCTGGGACTCTCCCAGACACAGACTATGAAACTTAGGGAGGTTAAGTTGTCTGAGTCATTACCCAAAATTTTGCCCCCAAAACAGTCATTGTTCCACCACGTCTCACACTGTCACTTGATGAGTAAGCGCCATGGCCCAGCTTTCACATGGACGAGCAGAGCCTGGGTTAGAAGTGTCCCAGGTCCTGACTTCTTTGCTTTCTAGCTCTGAGTCTCTCCTCTGGGGGGCGATTATTTTCtgagagtacaggctctaggagGTGACATTGCCAGCAATTATAGACCTGGGACTGTATGGAGAAGAGAACTAAGATCAAACCCGGGAGAGCCCAGGATTGGAGAGCAGAACCTTACCTTTCATAGCTCctgcttttttcttcctgcttctgcgtTGCTGCTGAAAGCCCCCAAAATGAAAGAGTTCACGAGCTATTTTGTGCCTTTCTCATACTAAAGAAGCAACAaacattattaatgaaaaatgtgactttttaCATTATTTGAGGTCTCTGTTAGTTccatattattcatttttaaagtagatcCAAGTATTTTCTGCTGATCCTTCTTTCTCAAAGAATTTTTACTAATTCCCAGAATATCTTCCAGAAGTAGAATacacaaggacttccctggtggcagagtggttaagaatccgcctgccaatgcaggggacacgagttcaagccgtggtccgggaagatcccacatgccgcggagcaactaagccagtgtgccacaactactgaagcccgcgcgcctagagtccatgcttcgtgacaagagaagccaccgcaatgagaagcctgagcaccgcaaggaagagtagcccccactcgctgcaacgaagacccaatgcagccaaaaataaaatgcaaataaataaataaatttattgttttgaaaaaaaagaagtgtaataCACAGAAATTGCAAGTATCTTCaacatacagcacagggaaatttcACACACTGAATACATTGTGAAACTAGCACCCAAGTTAAACGTAATAGATTTTGCCCAGGACCTAGCATGTTTCTTATGTTGCCTTCCAGTTGCTACCTCAGAGcagctctccttctcctccccgaTGGTAGCCACTCTGTGACTCTAACAGTCCTGATTATTTCTGACAGACACACTTTTATGCCTCTTGTGTATATTTACTCACTGTATCCTGAGAATAATCCTATGAAAAAATACTACTACTGTCCCCatattaaagatgaggaaactagggaGCTTAGTGATTGTGTTATTtgtcaaggtcacactgctattaatagcagagctgggatccagTGCCATGAAGCCTGGCTCCTTCTCATAGAGGTTTTGAAAATCCTAGAACTCTCCTTTCACTTGTGCTCTCTTCCTGTGGCTTTCACTCTAACAGAAACCTTGAAGCTGGAAACCTGCACAGAACCAGAGCAGCTGTGTAGCTGGtcagtgaggtggagggactgaAGTTATGTGTAAGGGATGAATGGTTCAGTAAAGCAGGACCGGGGAGAAGGTGAGAGGAAGGTGCCAGGATTGGCCAGTCAACACCATATGTCACCAGCTTCCCTCGAGGAGATGACTCCTTCCCACAGGTATTTGCACCGACCACTCTTTCCTGGTGGTATAGATCAGTTACACCTATGACATCAGGACTAACCATTCTCCAtaattttcaggacttccctcAATTCCATGGAATTCCACCTTTTGACAAGCATTTCCTGAAATGAAAGTGGTAGGACTGTTCCAAAGGACAAAATGGACCAATACTAGTCTGAAATAAATTTACACTGAAAAAGATAAGAATGTAGGTTTCAGAACTTAAAAAACTCAAGAAGTTTTCTCTcataagaatttaataaataaaacaaaatgcaaatttaatgaaatggaaaggtgaatattttctaaattttactacaatgtaagtataaatatattgatatgaaaatataaaaataagatacataaataaataaataaacaaataaacagaataaataaataacagggtAGTCATTGCTTAGGGACTGATCCCCTGAAGCTGAATAATTTTAACATATACTTGCTTATCACTACTGACAAAGTAGTAGCTGAATTAATACCATAAATTCTGTGATTAAAGTTGAAATAAGAGCCTTCTGAAATGACTAAAGACATGTGTGCAAGGGTGATAGGGCATCTTAGTCAATGAGAATCATTTCAAGGTGACCCCAGGTCTCCATGCATAATTCTTATCCTTTCTTGCAAGTTGGTTGATGAAGACAAGGATCTCATGATTTCCACTCTGACAATTTCCCAGGCACAGTCactgtatttcttctctttcaggtagaGGTGGATTCCCTGGAAGTACCTCTTCACGGCCAGTGTAGGGCCCGTCACTCCCAGGGCAGTTTCTTCATCTCCCATCGCCTGCACCAAGCAGGCGTCCAGGTCCTCCAGCTGCTGATGGAGTCCAGTGCGGAGTTTGTCCAGGAGGGAGGTGTCCCAGGCGGCAGGGGAGCGCTCTGTGTGGAAGAGGCGGAAGACCTGCTGGAGCATCTCGTGGAGGACAGAGGTGGCCTGGGCCTTCGGGAGCTGGCTGCCATCCACCATGTCCTGGGGGAAACTGAAGTCTTTTCTGTCCTTCAGACAGAAGCGAGGGGAGATTCTCCGCACCTGGCCCAGAAGCATGAAGTTCTTCCTGCTAATCCTCACGTGGTTCTGAGACAGGTCGCAGCCCAGAGATCCACCAGGGCCGTAGCTGAACACCACCAGGGCGGTCAGTAGAGAGAGCACGAAGGCCATGGGGCAAATGAGGCTGCTGCTGGCCTGGCTGAGACGGGCGTCCGGGGGAACCTTGGGGGTAGGTTCTGTGA
This region of Delphinus delphis chromosome 6, mDelDel1.2, whole genome shotgun sequence genomic DNA includes:
- the LOC132427390 gene encoding interferon omega-1-like; this translates as MALLRKNVITEPTPKVPPDARLSQASSSLICPMAFVLSLLTALVVFSYGPGGSLGCDLSQNHVRISRKNFMLLGQVRRISPRFCLKDRKDFSFPQDMVDGSQLPKAQATSVLHEMLQQVFRLFHTERSPAAWDTSLLDKLRTGLHQQLEDLDACLVQAMGDEETALGVTGPTLAVKRYFQGIHLYLKEKKYSDCAWEIVRVEIMRSLSSSTNLQERIRIMHGDLGSP